One Turneriella parva DSM 21527 genomic region harbors:
- a CDS encoding S1 family peptidase yields the protein MFHPSLPQPTGFSKVLPLICLLALPSQANTEQAGPDLTRTRKAVFEIVLKKPTKDSLTYEEKLPVHLLPYTERTDKYYSVGSAFAINENEVITAWHVIDLGAGGLNRELFLRDHEGNVSEINEVTAFSNRRDYAILTVKDKKFKHALKFAGKKKINERVYAVGNAHGEGIISRDGIFTSETPEAVEGQWKWIRFTAAVSPGNSGGPLLNQKGEVLGIVLRKSQNENLNYALPTEQFLGPKHANKLEYRYNYRFYNTILRTRSQYEKSYSVPVSYRVLDEQMEKDHLQLSEKLLAEFMREKEPEYFPNGPGSAKILNNTYDNSFPMMIGQSGDGVWTIFEPEKKEKVDMPGGGAIVYGSMSGLYFQAMHLPKDESVLKYISDPKYHLDQMLKYVRFEREMAGQKIRVTSFGSPARSKIYSDRFARKWVVSEFEIEYCNEILLIYSTPTPEGIISIIVRNSAGLVKNDYAPDVRKVVDYIMFSHYGQFKSWVEFLKLTQYIPDEYKTFRFSYTSGEMLNITLPEYSLKLNAKNFTINDESDLRVDFGYMMQNKKLIWRLTDIQVGENKNTATVAQIYRMAKPGENTPESFMSTWQKLAAGTEPYDGSIKTGENKSTSQKPLKGLAGTASDGVPYQYILRYIHEGKISDEDLLKRMAAVEAALKKN from the coding sequence ATGTTTCACCCATCGCTGCCACAACCGACTGGTTTTTCAAAAGTTCTGCCGTTAATTTGCCTGTTGGCTTTGCCATCACAGGCCAATACTGAGCAGGCAGGCCCCGACCTGACGCGCACGCGCAAGGCGGTATTTGAAATTGTTCTGAAAAAGCCGACCAAAGATTCGCTGACTTATGAAGAAAAACTTCCGGTGCACCTGCTGCCTTACACCGAGCGCACCGATAAATATTATTCAGTCGGCAGTGCTTTCGCGATCAATGAGAACGAGGTAATTACTGCATGGCATGTAATCGATCTGGGGGCCGGTGGGCTAAACCGCGAACTCTTTTTGCGCGACCATGAGGGCAACGTCTCAGAAATAAACGAAGTAACAGCCTTCTCGAACCGGCGCGACTATGCAATCTTGACGGTTAAAGACAAGAAGTTTAAGCATGCGTTGAAATTTGCAGGCAAGAAGAAAATCAACGAGCGCGTTTATGCGGTGGGCAATGCCCATGGCGAGGGTATTATCAGCCGCGACGGCATATTTACCTCAGAAACACCCGAGGCAGTTGAAGGCCAGTGGAAATGGATTCGTTTCACGGCGGCCGTGTCACCGGGCAACAGCGGCGGGCCGTTGCTAAACCAGAAAGGCGAGGTTCTGGGTATTGTTCTGCGCAAGAGCCAAAATGAGAATCTGAATTATGCCCTGCCGACAGAACAGTTTTTAGGGCCAAAGCACGCAAACAAACTCGAATACCGGTATAACTACAGATTCTACAATACAATTCTTCGTACCCGCTCGCAGTATGAAAAATCGTATTCGGTGCCGGTATCGTACCGCGTTCTCGATGAGCAGATGGAGAAAGATCATCTGCAGCTTTCAGAAAAACTTCTCGCGGAATTCATGCGCGAGAAAGAACCCGAGTATTTTCCCAATGGGCCTGGCTCAGCGAAAATACTGAACAATACCTATGACAATTCGTTTCCGATGATGATTGGCCAGTCGGGCGACGGCGTCTGGACGATATTTGAACCGGAGAAAAAAGAAAAGGTCGACATGCCGGGCGGCGGGGCGATCGTCTATGGCTCGATGAGCGGCCTGTATTTTCAGGCAATGCACTTACCGAAAGACGAAAGTGTGCTCAAGTATATCTCAGACCCGAAATACCATCTCGACCAGATGCTGAAATATGTACGCTTTGAACGCGAGATGGCAGGCCAGAAAATACGCGTCACCTCTTTCGGCAGCCCGGCGCGCAGTAAAATTTATTCAGACCGTTTCGCGCGCAAATGGGTAGTCAGCGAATTCGAAATCGAATACTGCAACGAAATTCTGCTCATCTATTCGACGCCCACGCCTGAAGGCATTATCAGTATCATCGTGCGCAACAGCGCCGGCCTCGTTAAAAATGATTACGCTCCCGATGTGCGTAAAGTCGTCGATTACATCATGTTCTCGCACTATGGTCAGTTTAAATCGTGGGTGGAGTTTCTTAAATTAACCCAGTATATACCCGATGAATACAAAACTTTTCGGTTTAGCTACACGAGTGGAGAAATGCTCAACATTACTTTGCCTGAATACAGCCTGAAACTGAATGCCAAGAACTTCACCATAAACGACGAAAGCGATCTGCGTGTCGATTTTGGTTACATGATGCAGAATAAAAAACTCATCTGGCGGCTGACTGATATACAGGTCGGCGAGAACAAAAACACGGCAACGGTGGCGCAGATCTATCGTATGGCCAAGCCAGGTGAGAACACACCCGAATCTTTCATGTCAACCTGGCAAAAGCTGGCCGCGGGCACAGAACCCTATGACGGCAGCATTAAAACCGGCGAGAACAAATCAACTTCGCAGAAACCGCTGAAGGGTCTGGCGGGCACGGCCTCTGATGGTGTGCCTTACCAGTATATTCTGCGCTATATTCACGAGGGCAAAATCAGCGACGAAGATCTGCTGAAGCGTATGGCAGCCGTTGAGGCTGCCCTGAAAAAGAACTGA
- a CDS encoding HesA/MoeB/ThiF family protein, which yields MADPLTNRYSRQLLLPQLGKAGQQKLKSARVLIVGLGGLGCPAAQYLAAAGVGHLGLVDPDVVQVSNLHRQILYGEGDIGQTKVDVAKQRLLHLNPHATIATQAEKFTTDRSAFLAQACDLVLDCTDNFAARDAINAYCVQAKKPSVFASLYRFEGMLTVFDTTTGAGCYRCLYSESSEAIQNCAEAGVIGMLPGIMGAMQALEAIKIITGAGEVLNRQTLVYDGLNQTARKFIREKKADCSVCG from the coding sequence ATGGCTGACCCGCTGACAAATCGCTACTCAAGGCAGCTGCTCTTGCCACAACTCGGCAAGGCAGGCCAGCAAAAACTGAAGTCGGCCCGCGTGTTGATCGTAGGCCTGGGGGGCCTCGGCTGCCCGGCCGCGCAATACCTCGCTGCAGCGGGCGTCGGCCATCTGGGCCTCGTCGACCCCGATGTTGTACAGGTCTCAAACCTGCATCGGCAGATTTTGTATGGCGAGGGGGATATAGGCCAGACCAAAGTCGACGTCGCTAAGCAGAGGCTTTTACACCTGAACCCCCATGCAACAATTGCCACGCAAGCAGAAAAATTCACGACCGATCGCTCAGCGTTTCTCGCCCAAGCGTGCGACCTGGTGCTCGACTGCACCGACAACTTCGCGGCTCGCGACGCGATCAACGCGTATTGTGTGCAGGCCAAAAAGCCAAGCGTGTTTGCGAGCCTCTACCGCTTCGAAGGCATGCTCACCGTTTTTGATACGACCACTGGCGCCGGTTGCTACCGTTGCCTCTACAGCGAATCGTCCGAGGCGATTCAGAACTGCGCTGAGGCAGGCGTCATCGGCATGCTGCCCGGCATCATGGGTGCGATGCAGGCACTCGAGGCAATCAAAATCATTACGGGCGCTGGCGAGGTGCTAAACCGGCAGACTTTGGTCTACGATGGCTTGAATCAGACAGCGAGAAAATTCATTCGTGAGAAAAAAGCCGACTGCTCGGTTTGTGGGTGA
- a CDS encoding AIPR family protein, translating into MQKKEDIVKAVNEYKVKHALEGTDENLSIIVHFINNQSLDRDSAIDQTSNRSNDFGIDGWFLKDGETLNIYQSKLSESKALALRGLSDLINAAAWLEALFTTDEVEKIPDNPCLYNLFMMFAKNKANIRQLNFVLLSPYSETELEDTVEAENANQSLLASKLNEKVKISLRFEQYCLVPGLKKARKKYPIARIKDSTISLRPDAHLDLAYIPITSLIDLYRQRGDVLFEKNVRMSISYTKESKDRLVNPMEATFDAIVEGRLDPKIFPFYHVGVTICALRKHDDEDRKLSLESPNVINGAQTITIANNFLKRLEISKDEKKLERFSEIKVIAKIVTGTTDDELKEITNSNNRQNPIENWQLFSNDPIHIAIELALKDIGVFYERQRGKFQSVMKKAESAKDYFNTNNAHITVMDLGQIIAFAKGKLQWAAKPSEIFLNKANHDTIFDASIENYPQDMVVMHNIFKALKRGLQHYLQKPVLSDDHSQRIFSKPIVRAHVYYIGLLHYYRHPSKENIRIDAAQRLHRIANSTLVDDTLITFQKYISKFKNRYLADSKQMEQDVSNKKLDTITKDILSELGISQINLLPFSGTAISWSE; encoded by the coding sequence ATGCAAAAAAAGGAAGACATAGTAAAGGCCGTTAACGAGTATAAGGTGAAGCACGCTCTTGAAGGCACTGACGAGAACCTTAGTATTATCGTGCATTTCATAAACAACCAATCGCTAGATCGAGATAGCGCCATTGACCAAACATCAAATCGTTCTAATGACTTTGGCATTGATGGCTGGTTCTTGAAAGATGGCGAGACATTGAATATTTACCAGAGCAAATTGAGCGAAAGCAAAGCCTTAGCTCTCCGAGGTCTCTCTGATCTCATTAATGCCGCAGCTTGGCTTGAGGCCCTGTTTACAACGGATGAAGTTGAAAAAATTCCCGATAATCCATGCCTTTACAACCTCTTCATGATGTTCGCTAAAAACAAGGCAAATATTCGGCAGCTAAATTTCGTCCTACTGAGCCCTTATTCAGAAACTGAACTGGAAGACACAGTAGAAGCAGAAAATGCTAACCAATCCCTCTTAGCTTCAAAGCTAAACGAAAAAGTAAAAATTAGTCTCCGGTTCGAGCAATATTGCCTGGTACCAGGTTTAAAGAAAGCGCGCAAGAAGTATCCCATAGCTAGGATAAAGGATTCGACAATTTCTTTGAGACCCGATGCCCATCTTGATCTCGCCTATATACCGATAACAAGCCTAATTGACCTTTATCGTCAACGCGGCGACGTGCTCTTTGAAAAGAATGTACGCATGTCCATTTCTTATACTAAAGAATCTAAAGACAGACTTGTGAACCCAATGGAGGCGACATTCGACGCGATAGTTGAGGGTCGGCTTGACCCCAAAATATTTCCCTTCTACCATGTTGGCGTCACAATCTGCGCTCTCCGAAAGCATGATGATGAGGACCGAAAACTTAGTCTTGAAAGCCCGAATGTGATTAACGGCGCACAAACCATTACCATCGCAAATAATTTTCTTAAGCGTTTAGAAATTAGCAAAGACGAGAAAAAACTTGAGCGATTCTCAGAAATCAAAGTTATAGCTAAAATTGTCACAGGGACGACAGATGATGAACTTAAAGAGATAACTAACTCAAACAATCGCCAAAATCCGATTGAAAATTGGCAACTTTTCTCCAATGACCCTATCCACATAGCAATCGAATTAGCTTTAAAGGACATTGGCGTATTTTACGAACGACAGCGCGGCAAGTTTCAGTCGGTTATGAAGAAAGCTGAATCAGCAAAAGACTATTTTAACACCAACAACGCGCATATAACCGTTATGGACTTAGGCCAAATAATTGCATTTGCGAAAGGCAAATTGCAGTGGGCGGCTAAGCCATCCGAAATATTCCTCAATAAAGCCAATCATGATACGATATTTGATGCGAGCATAGAAAACTACCCACAGGATATGGTCGTGATGCATAACATTTTTAAGGCCCTGAAAAGAGGTTTGCAGCACTACTTGCAAAAGCCAGTGCTCTCTGATGACCACTCCCAGCGAATCTTCAGCAAACCGATTGTTCGAGCCCATGTTTACTACATTGGCCTATTGCACTACTACCGACATCCATCGAAAGAAAACATCCGCATTGACGCTGCCCAACGCCTACACCGAATTGCGAATTCAACGCTGGTTGACGACACCCTGATCACATTCCAAAAATACATATCTAAGTTCAAGAACAGGTATCTCGCAGACTCAAAGCAAATGGAACAAGATGTTTCCAATAAGAAACTTGATACAATCACAAAAGATATTCTCAGTGAACTTGGCATTAGCCAAATAAACCTTCTTCCGTTTTCAGGCACTGCAATATCGTGGTCTGAATGA
- a CDS encoding HpcH/HpaI aldolase/citrate lyase family protein, producing MTHPNDALFAGEKPFPVIATCEHFAGNEKMIMKAFSFQDEKGPVFDITQDCEDGAPTGQEKDHAEMIVRLTNSEHNKHNMAGARIHDYTSKYWKQDVDILVAGAGERLAYITIPKPTAYEQVKEMIEYIQAAAKKAGLKREIPIHVLIETHGALRDVEKIATLPWLQVIDFGLMDFISGHHGAIALSNMKSPGQFDHKLLARAKANCVAAALANGVVPAHNVTLDLKNFEQTKSDASRARNEFGFLRMWSIYPTQIDAIVEAMKPDLSEVKKGVAVLLAAQDAAWGPIQHEGELHDRATYRGFWTIVQRARLTGIDIGAEAVKRWFN from the coding sequence ATGACACACCCCAATGACGCCCTCTTTGCAGGCGAAAAACCCTTTCCCGTGATCGCTACCTGCGAGCATTTCGCGGGCAACGAAAAAATGATCATGAAGGCATTCAGCTTTCAAGACGAAAAAGGCCCCGTTTTTGACATCACGCAAGACTGCGAAGATGGTGCGCCCACCGGCCAAGAGAAAGACCACGCCGAGATGATCGTGCGCCTCACCAACAGCGAGCACAACAAGCACAACATGGCGGGCGCGCGTATTCACGACTACACCAGCAAGTACTGGAAACAAGACGTCGATATTCTCGTTGCCGGTGCCGGCGAGCGCCTCGCGTACATCACAATACCGAAGCCCACTGCTTACGAGCAGGTAAAAGAGATGATCGAATACATACAGGCGGCTGCGAAAAAAGCCGGCCTCAAGCGCGAGATACCGATTCACGTTTTGATCGAAACGCACGGCGCGCTGCGCGACGTCGAAAAAATCGCGACGCTGCCCTGGCTGCAGGTTATCGACTTCGGCCTCATGGACTTCATTTCGGGCCACCACGGCGCAATCGCGCTCTCTAACATGAAGAGCCCGGGCCAGTTCGACCACAAGCTGCTCGCACGCGCAAAGGCCAACTGCGTCGCCGCGGCACTCGCGAATGGCGTGGTTCCCGCGCACAACGTGACGCTCGACCTCAAAAACTTCGAACAAACCAAATCTGACGCATCACGCGCACGCAACGAGTTCGGCTTTCTGCGCATGTGGTCGATTTACCCAACGCAGATCGATGCAATCGTCGAAGCGATGAAACCCGACCTCTCTGAAGTGAAAAAAGGTGTCGCAGTTCTGCTCGCGGCGCAAGACGCTGCCTGGGGCCCGATTCAGCACGAAGGCGAACTGCACGACCGCGCAACCTACCGCGGTTTCTGGACAATCGTGCAGCGCGCACGCCTCACCGGTATCGATATCGGTGCAGAGGCAGTGAAGCGCTGGTTTAATTAA